The Anguilla anguilla isolate fAngAng1 chromosome 19, fAngAng1.pri, whole genome shotgun sequence genome has a segment encoding these proteins:
- the LOC118219377 gene encoding bromodomain-containing protein 1-like isoform X3, translating into MKKKARNPRAPQRAASPIRPSPNRETLTYAQAQRMVELELDGRVHRIGIYDKLEVVADDDPTAQEMLECNSNKENSEKPQQAPVRSARLKSSREKRNAALSEAQAAPPAPALPEPRIRTVEYNLPAVPRRPSVYFTYAEKTAEELDEEVEYDMDEEDYAWLDLVNEKRRADGFSQVSQNVFEFLMDRFEKDSFLDGQGRGGREPLVDEDAVCCVCMDGECHDSNAILFCDACNLAVHQECYGVPYIPEGQWLCRHCLQAPSRPASCVLCPNRGGALKRTDDDRWGHVVCALWVPEVGFSSAVFVEPIDGVRSIPPARWKLTCYLCKEKGVGACIQCHRANCYTAFHASCAQKAGLCMKMEPVREGGGGGGAFSVKKTAYCGAHTPGGCARRPLAIYEDGEAENGRARAGDAGGRRTRLKSRKKKKKSKKAVCEPQGVVPAVTVPSISPERLNTILGQVSVQKKKVFVERVLSYWILKRQSRNGAPLIRRLQSSVPSQKTAQPMVKTLRPLQKETEEESRALKEQLKDWHRLRHDLERARLLLELIRKREKLKREEMKLQQSVLEVQLTPLTVLLRAVLNQLQEKDQARIFAQPVSVKEVPDYLDHIKRPMDFSTMRRRVEAQGYRGLDQFEDDFNLIVANCMKYNAKDTVFYRAAVRLRDQGGALLRKTRRDALATGFDFQSGMLLAEPPKQEAPPPFAWEDVDRLLNPANRAHLSLEEQLKQLLEKLDLTFAMKSSPSRSKRLKLLKKEIGDVRCEMSLKKAPPSKPESGQSDAKEAGPAEQSLVEDGDKSVPPKLEPSDSSPPPVNAESDPEPPKLKPVERQLSAESKCHKSVKFNGEDGAPLSSEAKVNGHASDGEGGVVTVAPAPAEPANPVGRRTAVLFRKSKSPAKPAGPREAPPPRPQLGTKTFLSVVIPRLETLLQPRKRSRSASGDSQPGDTPASKRLRQGLSNGFVVAQEKELIPSRQLEPRRRCASESSISSSGSLLCSPSGVSLPKCGRGRSAAARRKTTDDKKELVARVGTGGLAKAARLAADNRPQDAPGGLSPQWGLDPDAPPERAPGWRADAVQVRRETLPRPLLRQQTQLAMAS; encoded by the exons ATGAAGAAGAAAGCCCGGAATCCCCGGGCGCCGCAGCGGGCCGCCTCCCCCATCCGGCCCTCGCCCAACCGGGAGACGCTGACGTACGCGCAGGCGCAGCGCAtggtggagctggagctggacgGGCGCGTCCACCGCATCGGCATCTACGACAAGCTGGAGGTGGTCGCGGACGACGACCCCACGGCCCAGGAGATGCTGGAGTGCAACAGCAACAAGGAGAACAGCGAGAAGCCCCAGCAGGCCCCGGTGCGCTCGGCGCGGCTCAAGAGCAGCCGGGAGAAGAGGAACGCGGCCCTGAGCGAGGCGCAGGCGGCGCCGCCCGCCCCCGCGCTGCCCGAGCCGCGGATCCGCACGGTGGAGTACAACCTGCCCGCCGTGCCCCGCCGGCCCTCCGTCTACTTCACCTACGCCGAGAAGACGGCCGAGGAGCTGGACGAGGAGGTGGAGTACGACATGGACGAGGAGGACTACGCCTGGTTGGACCTGGTCAACGAGAAGCGGCGGGCCGACGGCTTCAGCCAGGTCTCCCAGAACGTCTTCGAGTTCCTCATGGACCGCTTCGAGAAGGACTCCTTCCTGGACGGCCAGGGCCGGGGCGGGCGGGAGCCGCTGGTCGACGAGGACGCCGTCTGCTGCGTGTGCATGGATGGCGAGTGCCACGACAGCAACGCCATCCTCTTCTGCGACGCCTGCAACCTGGCGGTGCACCAGGAGTGCTACGGGGTGCCCTACATCCCCGAGGGCCAGTGGCTGTGCCGGCACTGCCTGCAGGCCCCCTCCCGGCCCGCCAGCTGCGTGCTCTGCCCCAACCGGGGCGGGGCCCTCAAGAGGACCGACGACGACCGCTGGGGCCACGTGGTGTGCGCCCTGTGGGTGCCCGAGGTGGGCTTCTCCAGCGCCGTCTTCGTGGAGCCCATCGACGGCGTGCGCAGCATCCCGCCGGCGCGCTGGAAGCTAACGTGCTACCTGTGCAAGGAGAAGGGCGTGGGCGCCTGCATCCAGTGCCACCGCGCCAACTGCTACACCGCCTTCCACGCCAGCTGCGCCCAGAAGGCCGGGCTCTGCATGAAGATGGAGCCCgtcagggaggggggcggcggcggcggcgccttCTCCGTCAAGAAGACGGCCTACTGCGGGGCGCACACGCCCGGCGGCTGCGCCCGCAGGCCCCTGGCCATCTACGAGGACGGCGAGGCGGAAAACGGGCGCGCTCGGGCGGGCGATGCGGGCGGCAGGAGGACGAGGTTGAaaagcaggaagaagaagaagaagagcaagAAGGCCGTGTGCGAGCCTCAGGGCGTGGTCCCAGCCGTGACTGTGCCCAGTATTTCACCAGAGAG GTTGAACACCATCCTCGGTCAGGTGTCTGTCCAGAAGAAGAAGGTGTTTGTCGAGCGGGTGCTCAGCTACTGGATCCTGAAGAGGCAGTCGAGGAACGGCGCCCCCCTGATCCGGCGCCTGCAGTCCAGCGTGCCGTCCCAGAAAACGGCCCAGCCG ATGGTTAAAACCCTGCGCCCCCTTCAGaaggagacggaggaggagagccGGGCGCTGAAGGAGCAGCTGAAGGACTGGCACCGGCTGCGGCACGACCTGGAGAGAGCCCGCCTCCTGCTGGAGCTCATCCGCAAGAGGGAGAAGCTCAAGAGGGAGGAG ATGAAGCTGCAGCAGTCGGTGCTGGAGGTGCAGCTCACCCCCTTGACGGTTCTGCTGCGGGCCGTCCTGAACCAGCTCCAGGAGAAGGACCAGGCCAGGATCTTCGCCCAGCCCGTCAGCGTCAAAGAG GTCCCGGACTACCTGGACCACATCAAGCGGCCCATGGACTTCTCCACCATGCGGAGGCGCGTGGAGGCCCAGGGCTACCGGGGCCTGGACCAGTTCGAGGACGACTTCAACCTCATCGTGGCCAACTGCATGAAGTACAACGCCAAGGACACCGTCTTCTACCGCGCGGCCGTGCGCCTGCGCGACCAGGGCGGGGCCCTGCTCCGGAAGACCCGGCGGGACGCCCTGGCCACCGGGTTCGACTTCCAGAGCGGGATGCTCCTGGCCGAGCCGCCCAAGcaggaggctccgccccccttcGCCTGGGAGGACG TTGACCGGCTGCTGAATCCAGCCAATCGGGCGCACCTGTCTCTGGAGGAACAGCTGAAGCAGCTCCTGGAGAAGCTCGACTTGACATTTGCCATGAAATCGAGCCCGTCGCGGAGCAAGCGCCTCAAGCTGCTCAAGAAGGAGATCGGCGACGTCCGCTGCGAGATGAGCCTGAAGAAAGCCCCGCCCTCCAAACCGGAGAGCGGCCAATCGGATGcgaaggaggcggggcctgctgAGCAGAGCCTAGTGGAGGACG GGGACAAGTCCGTGCCGCCGAAACTGGAGCCGTCGGATTCGTCGCCGCCTCCTGTGAACGCGGAGAGTGACCCGGAGCCGCCGAAGCTGAAGCCCGTCGAGCGCCAGCTCAGCGCAGAGAGCAAGTGCCACAAGTCCGTCAAGTTCAACGGCGAGGACGGCGCCCCCTTGAGTTCGGAGGCGAAAGTGAACGGGCACGCCTCCGACGGCGAGGGGGGTGTCGTGACGGTAGCCCCCGCCCCGGCGGAACCCGCCAACCCCGTGGGCAGGCGCACGGCCGTCCTCTTCCGCAAGTCCAAGAGCCCGGCGAAGCCCGCGGGGCCCCGcgaggccccgcctccccggccCCAGCTGGGCACCAAGACCTTCCTCTCCGTGGTGATCCCGCGCCTGGAGACGCTCCTGCAGCCCCGCAAGAGGTCCCGCAGCGCCAGCGGCGACAGCCAGCCCGGGGACACGCCCGCCAGCAAGCGCCTTCGCCaag GACTGTCTAACGGCTTTGTCGTCGCCCAGGAGAAAGAGCTCATTCCCAGCAGGCAGCTGGAGCCTCGCCGGAGGTGCGCCTCTGAGTCCAGCATCTCCTCCAGCGGCAGCCTGCTGTGTAGCCCCAG CGGCGTCAGTCTTCCGAAGTGCGGGAGGGGCAGGTCGGCGGCGGCGCGGAGGAAGACCACGGACGACAAGAAGGAGCTGGTGGCCCGCGTCGGGACGGGGGGCCTGGCCAAAGCGGCGCGGCTCGCGGCCG ATAATCGACCCCAAGATGCCCCGGGCGGGCTGTCGCCGCAGTGGGGCCTGGATCCCGATGCCCCCCCTGAGCGTGCTCCGGGTTGGAGAGCAGATGCAGTACAAGTCCGGAGAGAAActcttcctcgtcctcttcTTCGACAACAGACGCAGCTG GCAATGGCTTCCTAA
- the LOC118219377 gene encoding bromodomain-containing protein 1-like isoform X4: protein MKKKARNPRAPQRAASPIRPSPNRETLTYAQAQRMVELELDGRVHRIGIYDKLEVVADDDPTAQEMLECNSNKENSEKPQQAPVRSARLKSSREKRNAALSEAQAAPPAPALPEPRIRTVEYNLPAVPRRPSVYFTYAEKTAEELDEEVEYDMDEEDYAWLDLVNEKRRADGFSQVSQNVFEFLMDRFEKDSFLDGQGRGGREPLVDEDAVCCVCMDGECHDSNAILFCDACNLAVHQECYGVPYIPEGQWLCRHCLQAPSRPASCVLCPNRGGALKRTDDDRWGHVVCALWVPEVGFSSAVFVEPIDGVRSIPPARWKLTCYLCKEKGVGACIQCHRANCYTAFHASCAQKAGLCMKMEPVREGGGGGGAFSVKKTAYCGAHTPGGCARRPLAIYEDGEAENGRARAGDAGGRRTRLKSRKKKKKSKKAVCEPQGVVPAVTVPSISPERLNTILGQVSVQKKKVFVERVLSYWILKRQSRNGAPLIRRLQSSVPSQKTAQPKETEEESRALKEQLKDWHRLRHDLERARLLLELIRKREKLKREEMKLQQSVLEVQLTPLTVLLRAVLNQLQEKDQARIFAQPVSVKEVPDYLDHIKRPMDFSTMRRRVEAQGYRGLDQFEDDFNLIVANCMKYNAKDTVFYRAAVRLRDQGGALLRKTRRDALATGFDFQSGMLLAEPPKQEAPPPFAWEDVDRLLNPANRAHLSLEEQLKQLLEKLDLTFAMKSSPSRSKRLKLLKKEIGDVRCEMSLKKAPPSKPESGQSDAKEAGPAEQSLVEDGDKSVPPKLEPSDSSPPPVNAESDPEPPKLKPVERQLSAESKCHKSVKFNGEDGAPLSSEAKVNGHASDGEGGVVTVAPAPAEPANPVGRRTAVLFRKSKSPAKPAGPREAPPPRPQLGTKTFLSVVIPRLETLLQPRKRSRSASGDSQPGDTPASKRLRQGLSNGFVVAQEKELIPSRQLEPRRRCASESSISSSGSLLCSPSGVSLPKCGRGRSAAARRKTTDDKKELVARVGTGGLAKAARLAADNRPQDAPGGLSPQWGLDPDAPPERAPGWRADAVQVRRETLPRPLLRQQTQLAMAS, encoded by the exons ATGAAGAAGAAAGCCCGGAATCCCCGGGCGCCGCAGCGGGCCGCCTCCCCCATCCGGCCCTCGCCCAACCGGGAGACGCTGACGTACGCGCAGGCGCAGCGCAtggtggagctggagctggacgGGCGCGTCCACCGCATCGGCATCTACGACAAGCTGGAGGTGGTCGCGGACGACGACCCCACGGCCCAGGAGATGCTGGAGTGCAACAGCAACAAGGAGAACAGCGAGAAGCCCCAGCAGGCCCCGGTGCGCTCGGCGCGGCTCAAGAGCAGCCGGGAGAAGAGGAACGCGGCCCTGAGCGAGGCGCAGGCGGCGCCGCCCGCCCCCGCGCTGCCCGAGCCGCGGATCCGCACGGTGGAGTACAACCTGCCCGCCGTGCCCCGCCGGCCCTCCGTCTACTTCACCTACGCCGAGAAGACGGCCGAGGAGCTGGACGAGGAGGTGGAGTACGACATGGACGAGGAGGACTACGCCTGGTTGGACCTGGTCAACGAGAAGCGGCGGGCCGACGGCTTCAGCCAGGTCTCCCAGAACGTCTTCGAGTTCCTCATGGACCGCTTCGAGAAGGACTCCTTCCTGGACGGCCAGGGCCGGGGCGGGCGGGAGCCGCTGGTCGACGAGGACGCCGTCTGCTGCGTGTGCATGGATGGCGAGTGCCACGACAGCAACGCCATCCTCTTCTGCGACGCCTGCAACCTGGCGGTGCACCAGGAGTGCTACGGGGTGCCCTACATCCCCGAGGGCCAGTGGCTGTGCCGGCACTGCCTGCAGGCCCCCTCCCGGCCCGCCAGCTGCGTGCTCTGCCCCAACCGGGGCGGGGCCCTCAAGAGGACCGACGACGACCGCTGGGGCCACGTGGTGTGCGCCCTGTGGGTGCCCGAGGTGGGCTTCTCCAGCGCCGTCTTCGTGGAGCCCATCGACGGCGTGCGCAGCATCCCGCCGGCGCGCTGGAAGCTAACGTGCTACCTGTGCAAGGAGAAGGGCGTGGGCGCCTGCATCCAGTGCCACCGCGCCAACTGCTACACCGCCTTCCACGCCAGCTGCGCCCAGAAGGCCGGGCTCTGCATGAAGATGGAGCCCgtcagggaggggggcggcggcggcggcgccttCTCCGTCAAGAAGACGGCCTACTGCGGGGCGCACACGCCCGGCGGCTGCGCCCGCAGGCCCCTGGCCATCTACGAGGACGGCGAGGCGGAAAACGGGCGCGCTCGGGCGGGCGATGCGGGCGGCAGGAGGACGAGGTTGAaaagcaggaagaagaagaagaagagcaagAAGGCCGTGTGCGAGCCTCAGGGCGTGGTCCCAGCCGTGACTGTGCCCAGTATTTCACCAGAGAG GTTGAACACCATCCTCGGTCAGGTGTCTGTCCAGAAGAAGAAGGTGTTTGTCGAGCGGGTGCTCAGCTACTGGATCCTGAAGAGGCAGTCGAGGAACGGCGCCCCCCTGATCCGGCGCCTGCAGTCCAGCGTGCCGTCCCAGAAAACGGCCCAGCCG aaggagacggaggaggagagccGGGCGCTGAAGGAGCAGCTGAAGGACTGGCACCGGCTGCGGCACGACCTGGAGAGAGCCCGCCTCCTGCTGGAGCTCATCCGCAAGAGGGAGAAGCTCAAGAGGGAGGAG ATGAAGCTGCAGCAGTCGGTGCTGGAGGTGCAGCTCACCCCCTTGACGGTTCTGCTGCGGGCCGTCCTGAACCAGCTCCAGGAGAAGGACCAGGCCAGGATCTTCGCCCAGCCCGTCAGCGTCAAAGAG GTCCCGGACTACCTGGACCACATCAAGCGGCCCATGGACTTCTCCACCATGCGGAGGCGCGTGGAGGCCCAGGGCTACCGGGGCCTGGACCAGTTCGAGGACGACTTCAACCTCATCGTGGCCAACTGCATGAAGTACAACGCCAAGGACACCGTCTTCTACCGCGCGGCCGTGCGCCTGCGCGACCAGGGCGGGGCCCTGCTCCGGAAGACCCGGCGGGACGCCCTGGCCACCGGGTTCGACTTCCAGAGCGGGATGCTCCTGGCCGAGCCGCCCAAGcaggaggctccgccccccttcGCCTGGGAGGACG TTGACCGGCTGCTGAATCCAGCCAATCGGGCGCACCTGTCTCTGGAGGAACAGCTGAAGCAGCTCCTGGAGAAGCTCGACTTGACATTTGCCATGAAATCGAGCCCGTCGCGGAGCAAGCGCCTCAAGCTGCTCAAGAAGGAGATCGGCGACGTCCGCTGCGAGATGAGCCTGAAGAAAGCCCCGCCCTCCAAACCGGAGAGCGGCCAATCGGATGcgaaggaggcggggcctgctgAGCAGAGCCTAGTGGAGGACG GGGACAAGTCCGTGCCGCCGAAACTGGAGCCGTCGGATTCGTCGCCGCCTCCTGTGAACGCGGAGAGTGACCCGGAGCCGCCGAAGCTGAAGCCCGTCGAGCGCCAGCTCAGCGCAGAGAGCAAGTGCCACAAGTCCGTCAAGTTCAACGGCGAGGACGGCGCCCCCTTGAGTTCGGAGGCGAAAGTGAACGGGCACGCCTCCGACGGCGAGGGGGGTGTCGTGACGGTAGCCCCCGCCCCGGCGGAACCCGCCAACCCCGTGGGCAGGCGCACGGCCGTCCTCTTCCGCAAGTCCAAGAGCCCGGCGAAGCCCGCGGGGCCCCGcgaggccccgcctccccggccCCAGCTGGGCACCAAGACCTTCCTCTCCGTGGTGATCCCGCGCCTGGAGACGCTCCTGCAGCCCCGCAAGAGGTCCCGCAGCGCCAGCGGCGACAGCCAGCCCGGGGACACGCCCGCCAGCAAGCGCCTTCGCCaag GACTGTCTAACGGCTTTGTCGTCGCCCAGGAGAAAGAGCTCATTCCCAGCAGGCAGCTGGAGCCTCGCCGGAGGTGCGCCTCTGAGTCCAGCATCTCCTCCAGCGGCAGCCTGCTGTGTAGCCCCAG CGGCGTCAGTCTTCCGAAGTGCGGGAGGGGCAGGTCGGCGGCGGCGCGGAGGAAGACCACGGACGACAAGAAGGAGCTGGTGGCCCGCGTCGGGACGGGGGGCCTGGCCAAAGCGGCGCGGCTCGCGGCCG ATAATCGACCCCAAGATGCCCCGGGCGGGCTGTCGCCGCAGTGGGGCCTGGATCCCGATGCCCCCCCTGAGCGTGCTCCGGGTTGGAGAGCAGATGCAGTACAAGTCCGGAGAGAAActcttcctcgtcctcttcTTCGACAACAGACGCAGCTG GCAATGGCTTCCTAA
- the LOC118219377 gene encoding bromodomain-containing protein 1-like isoform X1: MKKKARNPRAPQRAASPIRPSPNRETLTYAQAQRMVELELDGRVHRIGIYDKLEVVADDDPTAQEMLECNSNKENSEKPQQAPVRSARLKSSREKRNAALSEAQAAPPAPALPEPRIRTVEYNLPAVPRRPSVYFTYAEKTAEELDEEVEYDMDEEDYAWLDLVNEKRRADGFSQVSQNVFEFLMDRFEKDSFLDGQGRGGREPLVDEDAVCCVCMDGECHDSNAILFCDACNLAVHQECYGVPYIPEGQWLCRHCLQAPSRPASCVLCPNRGGALKRTDDDRWGHVVCALWVPEVGFSSAVFVEPIDGVRSIPPARWKLTCYLCKEKGVGACIQCHRANCYTAFHASCAQKAGLCMKMEPVREGGGGGGAFSVKKTAYCGAHTPGGCARRPLAIYEDGEAENGRARAGDAGGRRTRLKSRKKKKKSKKAVCEPQGVVPAVTVPSISPERLNTILGQVSVQKKKVFVERVLSYWILKRQSRNGAPLIRRLQSSVPSQKTAQPMVKTLRPLQKETEEESRALKEQLKDWHRLRHDLERARLLLELIRKREKLKREEMKLQQSVLEVQLTPLTVLLRAVLNQLQEKDQARIFAQPVSVKEVPDYLDHIKRPMDFSTMRRRVEAQGYRGLDQFEDDFNLIVANCMKYNAKDTVFYRAAVRLRDQGGALLRKTRRDALATGFDFQSGMLLAEPPKQEAPPPFAWEDVDRLLNPANRAHLSLEEQLKQLLEKLDLTFAMKSSPSRSKRLKLLKKEIGDVRCEMSLKKAPPSKPESGQSDAKEAGPAEQSLVEDGDKSVPPKLEPSDSSPPPVNAESDPEPPKLKPVERQLSAESKCHKSVKFNGEDGAPLSSEAKVNGHASDGEGGVVTVAPAPAEPANPVGRRTAVLFRKSKSPAKPAGPREAPPPRPQLGTKTFLSVVIPRLETLLQPRKRSRSASGDSQPGDTPASKRLRQGLSNGFVVAQEKELIPSRQLEPRRRCASESSISSSGSLLCSPSGVSLPKCGRGRSAAARRKTTDDKKELVARVGTGGLAKAARLAAEVGNNNMWMSTSATTVALEPLKLVWAKCSGYPSYPALVSVRVRVTTLPCPGLCRSVRVCTTQQWSVSFCVCVCTSPAVVSVRGTVHVHAHLCACACARVCICVLCRSCVCVCMRVCLSIFYHSLLHLHDVAHTATHVHTHTYAY; the protein is encoded by the exons ATGAAGAAGAAAGCCCGGAATCCCCGGGCGCCGCAGCGGGCCGCCTCCCCCATCCGGCCCTCGCCCAACCGGGAGACGCTGACGTACGCGCAGGCGCAGCGCAtggtggagctggagctggacgGGCGCGTCCACCGCATCGGCATCTACGACAAGCTGGAGGTGGTCGCGGACGACGACCCCACGGCCCAGGAGATGCTGGAGTGCAACAGCAACAAGGAGAACAGCGAGAAGCCCCAGCAGGCCCCGGTGCGCTCGGCGCGGCTCAAGAGCAGCCGGGAGAAGAGGAACGCGGCCCTGAGCGAGGCGCAGGCGGCGCCGCCCGCCCCCGCGCTGCCCGAGCCGCGGATCCGCACGGTGGAGTACAACCTGCCCGCCGTGCCCCGCCGGCCCTCCGTCTACTTCACCTACGCCGAGAAGACGGCCGAGGAGCTGGACGAGGAGGTGGAGTACGACATGGACGAGGAGGACTACGCCTGGTTGGACCTGGTCAACGAGAAGCGGCGGGCCGACGGCTTCAGCCAGGTCTCCCAGAACGTCTTCGAGTTCCTCATGGACCGCTTCGAGAAGGACTCCTTCCTGGACGGCCAGGGCCGGGGCGGGCGGGAGCCGCTGGTCGACGAGGACGCCGTCTGCTGCGTGTGCATGGATGGCGAGTGCCACGACAGCAACGCCATCCTCTTCTGCGACGCCTGCAACCTGGCGGTGCACCAGGAGTGCTACGGGGTGCCCTACATCCCCGAGGGCCAGTGGCTGTGCCGGCACTGCCTGCAGGCCCCCTCCCGGCCCGCCAGCTGCGTGCTCTGCCCCAACCGGGGCGGGGCCCTCAAGAGGACCGACGACGACCGCTGGGGCCACGTGGTGTGCGCCCTGTGGGTGCCCGAGGTGGGCTTCTCCAGCGCCGTCTTCGTGGAGCCCATCGACGGCGTGCGCAGCATCCCGCCGGCGCGCTGGAAGCTAACGTGCTACCTGTGCAAGGAGAAGGGCGTGGGCGCCTGCATCCAGTGCCACCGCGCCAACTGCTACACCGCCTTCCACGCCAGCTGCGCCCAGAAGGCCGGGCTCTGCATGAAGATGGAGCCCgtcagggaggggggcggcggcggcggcgccttCTCCGTCAAGAAGACGGCCTACTGCGGGGCGCACACGCCCGGCGGCTGCGCCCGCAGGCCCCTGGCCATCTACGAGGACGGCGAGGCGGAAAACGGGCGCGCTCGGGCGGGCGATGCGGGCGGCAGGAGGACGAGGTTGAaaagcaggaagaagaagaagaagagcaagAAGGCCGTGTGCGAGCCTCAGGGCGTGGTCCCAGCCGTGACTGTGCCCAGTATTTCACCAGAGAG GTTGAACACCATCCTCGGTCAGGTGTCTGTCCAGAAGAAGAAGGTGTTTGTCGAGCGGGTGCTCAGCTACTGGATCCTGAAGAGGCAGTCGAGGAACGGCGCCCCCCTGATCCGGCGCCTGCAGTCCAGCGTGCCGTCCCAGAAAACGGCCCAGCCG ATGGTTAAAACCCTGCGCCCCCTTCAGaaggagacggaggaggagagccGGGCGCTGAAGGAGCAGCTGAAGGACTGGCACCGGCTGCGGCACGACCTGGAGAGAGCCCGCCTCCTGCTGGAGCTCATCCGCAAGAGGGAGAAGCTCAAGAGGGAGGAG ATGAAGCTGCAGCAGTCGGTGCTGGAGGTGCAGCTCACCCCCTTGACGGTTCTGCTGCGGGCCGTCCTGAACCAGCTCCAGGAGAAGGACCAGGCCAGGATCTTCGCCCAGCCCGTCAGCGTCAAAGAG GTCCCGGACTACCTGGACCACATCAAGCGGCCCATGGACTTCTCCACCATGCGGAGGCGCGTGGAGGCCCAGGGCTACCGGGGCCTGGACCAGTTCGAGGACGACTTCAACCTCATCGTGGCCAACTGCATGAAGTACAACGCCAAGGACACCGTCTTCTACCGCGCGGCCGTGCGCCTGCGCGACCAGGGCGGGGCCCTGCTCCGGAAGACCCGGCGGGACGCCCTGGCCACCGGGTTCGACTTCCAGAGCGGGATGCTCCTGGCCGAGCCGCCCAAGcaggaggctccgccccccttcGCCTGGGAGGACG TTGACCGGCTGCTGAATCCAGCCAATCGGGCGCACCTGTCTCTGGAGGAACAGCTGAAGCAGCTCCTGGAGAAGCTCGACTTGACATTTGCCATGAAATCGAGCCCGTCGCGGAGCAAGCGCCTCAAGCTGCTCAAGAAGGAGATCGGCGACGTCCGCTGCGAGATGAGCCTGAAGAAAGCCCCGCCCTCCAAACCGGAGAGCGGCCAATCGGATGcgaaggaggcggggcctgctgAGCAGAGCCTAGTGGAGGACG GGGACAAGTCCGTGCCGCCGAAACTGGAGCCGTCGGATTCGTCGCCGCCTCCTGTGAACGCGGAGAGTGACCCGGAGCCGCCGAAGCTGAAGCCCGTCGAGCGCCAGCTCAGCGCAGAGAGCAAGTGCCACAAGTCCGTCAAGTTCAACGGCGAGGACGGCGCCCCCTTGAGTTCGGAGGCGAAAGTGAACGGGCACGCCTCCGACGGCGAGGGGGGTGTCGTGACGGTAGCCCCCGCCCCGGCGGAACCCGCCAACCCCGTGGGCAGGCGCACGGCCGTCCTCTTCCGCAAGTCCAAGAGCCCGGCGAAGCCCGCGGGGCCCCGcgaggccccgcctccccggccCCAGCTGGGCACCAAGACCTTCCTCTCCGTGGTGATCCCGCGCCTGGAGACGCTCCTGCAGCCCCGCAAGAGGTCCCGCAGCGCCAGCGGCGACAGCCAGCCCGGGGACACGCCCGCCAGCAAGCGCCTTCGCCaag GACTGTCTAACGGCTTTGTCGTCGCCCAGGAGAAAGAGCTCATTCCCAGCAGGCAGCTGGAGCCTCGCCGGAGGTGCGCCTCTGAGTCCAGCATCTCCTCCAGCGGCAGCCTGCTGTGTAGCCCCAG CGGCGTCAGTCTTCCGAAGTGCGGGAGGGGCAGGTCGGCGGCGGCGCGGAGGAAGACCACGGACGACAAGAAGGAGCTGGTGGCCCGCGTCGGGACGGGGGGCCTGGCCAAAGCGGCGCGGCTCGCGGCCG AAGTTGGCAACAACAATATGTGGATGTCCACTAGTGCCACAACTGTTGCACTGGAACCTCTAAAACTAGTTTGGGCAAAATGTAGCGGATATCCTTCCTACCCTGCCCtggtgagtgtgcgtgtgagagttactaccctgccctgccctggtCTCTGTcgttctgtgcgtgtgtgtactacCCAGCAGTGGTCTGTGtcgttctgtgtgtgtgtgtgtacttccCCTGCAGTGGTGAGTGTGCGGGggactgtgcatgtgcatgcgcatttgtgtgcgtgtgcatgcgcgcgaGTGTGTATATGCGTACTCTGCcggagttgtgtgtgtgtatgtatgcgcgtgtgtctgAGCATCTTTTATCATTCCCTCCTTCATCTACATGATGttgcacacacagccacgcacgtgcacacacacacgtatgcatactGA